A single window of Maylandia zebra isolate NMK-2024a linkage group LG2, Mzebra_GT3a, whole genome shotgun sequence DNA harbors:
- the LOC143412381 gene encoding phospholipase D1-like, translating to MSSTQKDDPQRLHRSSIDVLDPISDQFYEEAWMFTSARYTSIYQKVFHCRPSSDAGGLPGQCWPTQRGPGSEELKKILAFLVSFLFSSYPNKTFLHLLAPKRLWCPWRSGPEACAHHVDRKHSDTILEMLTVTSEANWTTQLQQE from the exons GACGATCCTCAGCGCTTACACAGATCCTCCATCGATGTTTTGGATCCAATCAGTGATCAGTTCTACGAGGAGGCCTGGATGTTCACCAGCGCTCGCTACACCTCCATCTACCAGAAG gTTTTCCACTGTCGGCCATCCAGCGATGCTGGAGGGCTACCTGGCCAATGCTGGCCTACACAAAGAGGTCCCGGCtcggaggagctgaagaagatccttgCCTTCCTCGTCAGTTTCCTCTTCAGTTCCTATCCCAACAAAACCTTCTTGCACCTATTAGCTCCAAAGAGGCTATGGTGCCCGTGGAGGTCTGGACCTGAGGCCTGTGCTCATCACGTGGATAGAAAACACTCTGACACCATTCTGGAG ATGTTGACTGTGACCTCAGAGGCCAACTGGaccacacagctgcagcaggagtga